In one Molothrus ater isolate BHLD 08-10-18 breed brown headed cowbird chromosome 6, BPBGC_Mater_1.1, whole genome shotgun sequence genomic region, the following are encoded:
- the PROX2 gene encoding LOW QUALITY PROTEIN: prospero homeobox protein 2 (The sequence of the model RefSeq protein was modified relative to this genomic sequence to represent the inferred CDS: inserted 1 base in 1 codon; deleted 1 base in 1 codon) produces the protein MTLCSEAALGRCRAAVAVFSLLTLANRGAEPVCGDIAAGITPWDAAWALLLSCDIWQSAHRFCSAWRFLSESFPGEIAFAGEQGCHRYLGEKKNLWPCAWKLLCMRSSFLLFLQFHSTSRLKHQTSGXPASLSRQEEDTMDSRTGFERDRDRATSGHGQGLKLEPCFQTNSLLPSPSASLIPQLLSHTMVGRNMDPTILFPSSQAVALPHDYKCGACPGEEAQALAFPRTRVPAPLPCAGGGDELSNQHPREQLCDQHLRAKRARVESIIQGMSLPPTPQASDTSLEAAFGHERERGGEMPQESRRKPRVPQQGMGAAGRVAPTGGSSHAKGCQQLKEQLCFLEQQLRWLQEKFYQVCDSEDAAQTQEDSEKVQPLPGKPEDRLNKDSATATSNPCRVPLRRSVLEACGLEEAEDRGDTGGLPSSVRVLSQALKHELSVVTCQVVDSVLKTLWPKADSHIQKQLHSLPMLGSDARREYSAGRKCRKPLAKPSAMNAPGSLGSPQAEALTGALGKSLGSYAASFSSKGVRKSSRVPSMGYSLGSATPVQHSQLLSQLLGYGQHSPWGSDSCESPSALERGCPEPLKLSWGSVKLRSSIARQQQHHPLPLSPASMESLALLPAGRDGHGELPAANDGTPFASTHIQEALTPGHLKKAKLMFFFTRYPSSTLLKTYFLDVQFSRCITSQLIKWFSNFREFYYIQVEKFARQALLEGVVDACTLQVSRDSELFRALNMHYNKGNDFEVPGRFLEVASLTLQEFFSAVRAGKDADPSWKKPIYKIISKLDSDIPEGFKAAGCSQELLHS, from the exons ATGACGCTGTGCTCTGAAGCAGCCCTGGGTcgctgcagggcagctgtggccGTGTTTTCCCTGCTCACCTTGGCAAACCGCGGCGCTGAGCCGGTGTGTGGTGACATTGCCGCAGGCATCACCCCGTGGGATGCTGCATG GGCATTGCTGCTGTCGTGTGACATCTGGCAGTCTGCTCACAGGTTTTGCAGTGCCTGGAGGTTTCTGTCTGAGTCATTCCCTGGTGAAATAGCTTttgcaggggagcagggatgccATAGAtatctgggagaaaaaaaaaatctctggcCCTGTGCTTGG AAACTGCTCTGTATGAGGTCTTCTTTCTTGCTCTTTCTCCAGTTCCACAGCACTAGCAGGCTGAAACATCAAACATCTG AGCCTGCCAGTCTGTCCAGGCAGGAAGAAGATACGATGGACAGCAGGACTGGCTTTGAGCGGGATAGAGACCGTGCCACTTCAGGGCATGGCCAGGGGCTGAAATTGGAGCCCTGTTTCCAGACTAACTCTCTCTTGCCTTCCCCCAGTGCATCCCTGATtccacagctcctcagccacACAATGGTTGGCAGGAACATGGATCCCACcattcttttcccttcctctcagGCAGTGGCCCTGCCTCATGACTACAAATGTGGTGCATGTCCTGGAGAAGAAGCACAAGCCCTGGCTTTCCCCAGGACCCgtgtcccagctcccctgccctgtgctggtggTGGGGATGAGCTCTCCAACCAGCACCCAcgggagcagctctgtgaccAGCACCTACGAGCCAAGCGGGCCAGGGTGGAGAGCATCATCCAGGGCATGAGCCTCCCACCAACCCCGCAGGCATCTGACACGAGCCTGGAGGCAGCTTTTGGCCATGAGAGGGAAAGGGGTGGGGAAAtgccccaggagagcaggaggaagccAAGAGTGCCCCAGCAGGGCATGGGGGCAGCTGGAAGAGTGGCTCCCACAGGGGGCAGCTCCCATGCcaagggctgccagcagctgaaagagcagctctgcttcttagagcagcagctgaggtggCTTCAGGAGAAGTTCTACCAAGTCTGTGACTCTGAGGATGCTGCCCAAACACAGGAAGATTCAGAGAAAGTGCAGCCACTGCCTGGAAAGCCTGAAGACAGACTGAACAAGGACAgtgccactgccaccagcaaCCCATGCCGAGTGCCTCTCAGGAGGAGTGTCCTGGAGGCGTGtgggctggaggaggctgaggacagaggtgacacaggtggCCTGCCCTCGTCAGTGAGGGTACTCTCACAGGCACTGAAGCACGAGCTGTCTGTGGTGACATGCCAGGTAGTGGACTCTGTCCTGAAGACTCTCTGGCCAAAGGCAGACAGCCACATCCAgaagcagctccacagcctTCCAATGCTGGGGTCAGATGCCAGGAGAGAGTATTCTGCTGGTAGGAAATGCAGAAAGCCACTTGCTAAGCCATCTGCCATGAATGCACCAGGCTCCCTGGGCTCACCCCAGGCTGAGGCCCTGACAGGAGCTTTGGGGAAGAGCCTGGGTTCTTATGCTGCCTCCTTCAGCTCAAAGGGGGTCAGAAAATCCTCTCGGGTACCCAGCATGGGTTAttccctgggctcagccacgcctgtccagcacagccagctgctgagccagctgtTGGGCTatggccagcacagcccctggggcagcGACTCTTGTGAGAGCCCATCTGCTCTGGAGAGGGGTTGTCCAGAGCCCCTCAAGCTGTCCTGGGGATCTGTTAAACTGAGGTCATCGATTGcgagacagcagcagcaccatcccctgcccctgagccctgccagcatggagagcctggcactgctgccagctggcaGGGATGGCCATGGTGAGCTGCCAGCTGCAAATGATGGAACACCCTTTGCCTCGACCCAC ATACAGGAGGCGCTGACCCCCGGGCACCTGAAGAAGGCCAAGCTGATGTTTTTCTTCACCCGCTACCCCAGCTCCACTCTGCTGAAGACCTACTTCCTTGACGTGCAG TTCAGCCGCTGCATCACCTCCCAGCTCATCAAGTGGTTCAGCAACTTCCGTGAGTTTTACTACATCCAGGTGGAGAAGTTTGCCCGGCAGGCCCTGCTGGAGGGTGTTGTGGATGCTTGCACTCTCCAGGTCTCCCGGGACTCAGAGCTCTTCCGTGCCCTCAACATGCACTACAACAAGGGGAATGATTTTGAG gtgccagggcGCTTCCTGGAGGTGGCCAGCCTGACACTACAGGAGTTCTTCAGTGCCGTCAGGGCAGGCAAGGATGCTGACCCCTCCTGGAAGAAACCCATTTACAAAATCATTTCCAAACTGGACAGTGACATCCCAGAAGGGTTCaaagctgctggctgctctcaggaACTGCTCCACAGCTGA